The Pyricularia oryzae 70-15 chromosome 5, whole genome shotgun sequence genome includes a region encoding these proteins:
- a CDS encoding WD repeat-containing protein 44, translating to MEPRVFPDRGGTGPVPKSQIIEPSKLRAIEESRTGSAAAVAQIPTPALLDSWFAKETIETNATANKATEAIPNDKNEDTATGINCQGNNVSLLVDSASAAPRTPADKSESTSKTLPNGLSNSSQSQQSASPSVHDAGTEQTHKATAAVRRPSLAINPSSNHAAIDPLSQHIFMRTNTERNLSSKLRNPTSKPDASATLDGQRLGGDGTDNPDKKRPRPSFLSRLGMRANRLRNDDDDSGSDVGSQRPDGNNARVFASPVGAQGYIPHHKEPPRYIRTKVYNKKEREFNRMFLAQELVGTRPLAQAKTDEKVPVVTVSTADGTSRRAERTGGAVWATEFSRDGRYLAAAGKDQVVRVWAVISTIEERRTREDEEEALHQQSSPTNSGGSRERLHAPVFREQPLREFQGHTGEILDLSWSKNNFLLSTSMDRTVRLWHVSRKECLCAFRHGEFVSKVAFHPQDDRFFLAGCLDSRLRLWSIPDRAVAFEAQTNDMITAVAFTPDGKTAIAGMLNGVCNFYDTEGLKFQSLLHVRSSRGKNAKGSKITGIRTAEVPTGRGSSDMKVKVLVTSTDARVRVYNLGDKALDVKFKGHEHTAAQLSASFSHGANYVICPSEHRKVFIWSLGSPNQRALNVSNPGGIGTDTLKGDKGPCESFAAHGSGVTTAIFAPAETRQLLGASGDPIYDLCNPPPVTLISREEEAAAAAATSSSRDPSPTSPARATHNMSQTALSEAPSVARSRRADESPAYVARSTHQQGNIIVTTDDTGIIKVFRQDCAYRRREGPETASLLSRKRDSIVGRSASILTRTSASSAARSRKGSLSRSIQGIITGEGVAHSGGAISDQILDWRRDVEAKGSNGRSGSINSAAGTPVRVERSVSPIKSPLTARTLASERRREQYAHSGSPLVPRGDRGHLSPASSTFSDAHRINSEAAMATGSVTPAGTGKPANDDASKKPLDQPSSCSSKKEETTADGQKKPSGEDETLGDGEGVTPAPSTPSGEGGANNGGLWGFRWPKMPTLRMSIGGIGMGSGTASPGKDSVGTGTSTSDGQGSVPGGYPNVRASSDLSIKEKIKEASKMSKEKGKEKEKEKERKARTPPLQMPSFSDKSPPRQTQAGGGGLSTKDKRSSEGAVDSEEDMACPRCGAREFKAKKLGSGQQQQRQRLVCATCATPAAEQEDFAF from the exons ATGGAACCCCGAGTCTTCCCTGACCGGGGAGGAACCGGACCAGTACCGAAATCGCAGATCATTGAGCCGTCTAAGCTTCGCGCCATAGAAGAGTCGCGGACTGGTTCGGCGGCGGCTGTGGCGCAAATCCCGACCCCTGCGCTTCTTGATTCGTGGTTCGCCAAAGAGACAATAGAAACAAATGCGACAGCCAACAAGGCCACAGAAGCAATACCGAACGATAAGAACGAGGATACAGCTACCGGGATCAATTGCCAAG GCAACAACGTTTCTCTCCTCGTCGATTCTGCGTCTGCAGCGCCCAGGACCCCTGCGGACAAGTCCGAATCTACCTCGAAGACGTTGCCCAATGGCCTGTCCAATTCGTCACAGAGCCAACAGTCCGCATCCCCTTCCGTCCATGATGCCGGCACTGAGCAAACCCATAAGGCGACCGCTGCCGTCCGGCGCCCATCGCTTGCCATAAACCCATCTTCCAACCATGCGGCCATAGATCCTCTGTCCCAG CATATATTCATGCGCACAAACACGGAACGGAACTTGAGTTCAAAGCTTCGAAATCCTACATCCAAACCCGATGCTTCGGCTACTCTCGACGGACAACGACTCGGTGGTGACGGCACAGATAACCCGGATAAGAAGAG GCCCcgtccttcttttctttcccgcCTCGGCATGCGCGCAAACAGACTGCgcaatgacgatgacgattcCGGCTCAGATGTCGGCTCGCAGCGGCCCGACGGCAACAATGCGCGCGTCTTTGCCAGTCCCGTGGGTGCCCAGGGTTACATTCCTCACCACAAGGAGCCGCCCCGTTATATCCGCACCAAAGTATACAACAAGAAGGAGCGCGAGTTCAACCGCATGTTTCTGGCTCAGGAGCTGGTTGGCACAAGACCTCTTGCCCAGGCAAAAACGGACGAGAAGGTTCCAGTCGTGACGGTATCGACCGCTGACGGGACAAGTAGGAGGGCAGAGCGAACAGGCGGGGCTGTTTGGGCGACCGAGTTCAGCCGCGACGGAAGGTATTTGGCAGCCGCGGGCAAAGACCAGGTGGTCCGCGTATGGGCCGTCATCTCGACCATCGAAGAGCGGCGCACGCGggaagacgaggaggaggccctGCATCAGCAAAGCAGCCCGACCaacagcggcggcagcagggaGCGGCTACACGCCCCCGTGTTCCGTGAGCAGCCATTGCGCGAATTCCAAGGTCACACAGGTGAGATCCTGGACCTCAGTTGGAGTAAGAACAACTTTTTGCTGTCCACGTCTATGGATCGGACCGTCCGCCTGTGGCACGTCAGTAGAAAAGAATGCCTTTGTGCCTTTCGCCACGGCGAGTTTGTCAGCAAGGTGGCGTTCCATCCCCAAGATGACCGCTTCTTCCTAGCGGGGTGCCTGGACTCGAGGCTGAGGCTCTGGAGCATCCCGGACAGGGCGGTCGCCTTCGAGGCGCAGACCAACGACATGATCACAGCCGTCGCATTCACGCCCGATGGCAAGACGGCCATCGCAGGCATGTTGAACGGAGTGTGCAACTTTTACGATACCGAGGGTCTCAAGTTCCAGAGCCTACTCCATGTGCGGTCTTCGAGGGGCAAGAATGCCAAGGGAAGCAAGATCACTGGGATTCGCACTGCCGAGGTCCCAACGGGCCGCGGTTCCTCTGACATGAAGGTCAAGGTGCTTGTCACGTCCACCGACGCCCGCGTGCGTGTCTATAATCTCGGCGACAAGGCTCTTGATGTCAAGTTCAAGGGCCACGAGCACACGGCGGCCCAGCTCTCTGCCAGCTTCAGCCATGGTGCCAATTATGTCATATGCCCAAGCGAGCATCGTAAAGTTTTTATATGGAGCCTGGGATCACCGAACCAGCGGGCCTTGAACGTTTCAAACCCCGGTGGTATTGGGACCGACACACTAAAGGGAGACAAGGGCCCCTGCGAGTCGTTTGCGGCGCACGGGTCGGGGGTGACGACAGCAATATTTGCCCCTGCCGAGACGCGACAGCTGCTCGGGGCCAGCGGCGACCCGATCTATGATCTGTGCAACCCTCCGCCGGTGACTTTGATATCGagggaagaggaagcggcggccgccgcggcgACGTCATCAAGTCGAGACCCGAGCCCAACATCACCGGCGCGTGCGACTCACAATATGAGCCAAACCGCTTTATCCGAGGCTCCCAGCGTTGCAAGGAGCCGAAGAGCGGACGAATCTCCGGCGTACGTGGCCCGCTCCACGCACCAGCAAGGCAACATCATTGTCACGACCGATGATACGGGCATCATCAAGGTGTTTCGGCAGGACTGTGCCTACCGGCGACGAGAGGGACCCGAGACAGCTTCCCTCCTGAGTCGCAAACGGGACAGCATCGTCGGCCGCAGCGCCAGCATTCTCACTCGTACGAGCGCATCCAGTGCGGCACGCTCGCGAAAGGGGTCCTTGTCGAGATCAATCCAGGGAATCATCACGGGTGAGGGCGTGGCGCATTCTGGCGGTGCGATATCAGACCAGATATTGGATTGGCGTCGCGATGTCGAGGCCAAGGGCAGCAATGGCAGGTCCGGCAGCATCAACAGCGCCGCCGGCACGCCGGTACGGGTCGAGCGCAGCGTCAGTCCTATCAAGAGCCCATTGACGGCGAGGACCCTTGCGAGCGAGAGGAGGCGTGAGCAGTACGCGCACAGCGGTTCCCCTCTCGTCCCCAGGGGCGACAGGGGGCACCTCAGCCCGGCCTCGAGCACATTCAGCGACGCGCATCGGATCAATTCTGAAGCCGCCATGGCCACTGGTAGTGTCACGCCCGCTGGAACCGGAAAACCGGCCAACGATGACGCGTCAAAGAAGCCACTCGATCAACCGTCTTCATGCTCCTCCAAAAAGGAAGAGACCACAGCCGATGGGCAAAAGAAGCCATCGGGCGAAGATGAAACGCTTGGTGATGGTGAAGGCGTCACGCCAGCGCCAAGCACTCCCTCTGGTGAGGGTGGGGCCAACAATGGAGGCCTCTGGGGCTTTAGGTGGCCCAAAATGCCAACCCTGCGCATGTCCATCGGAGGGATCGGCATGGGCAGCGGCACAGCGAGTCCTGGCAAGGACAGTGTTGGCaccggcaccagcaccagcgacGGGCAGGGCTCAGTGCCGGGTGGGTATCCAAATGTCCGGGCGAGCAGCGATCTGAGCATCAAGGAAAAGATCAAGGAGGCGAGCAAAATGAGCAAggagaaaggaaaagaaaaggaaaaggaaaaagagaggAAGGCGCGCACTCCACCGTTGCAGATGCCGTCCTTTTCGGACAAGTCGCCCCCGAGACAGACGCAGGCGGGAGGCGGGGGGTTGTCAACCAAGGACAAGAGGAGTTCCGAGGGGGCGGTGGACTCCGAGGAAGACATGGCGTGCCCGAGGTGCGGGGCTCGCGAgttcaaggccaagaagttGGGTTCaggacagcaacagcaacggcAGAGACTTGTTTGTGCAACATGTGCGACGCCGGCAGCGGAGCAGGAAGACTTTGCTTTTTGA